GCTCTTTTCCTTGATAATTTTTTGCAAATGGGGCGGGGAAAGCACCTTGACGGCGGTTCCGAACGAGAAGATATAGCCGTAGACCCAACCGTCCTCGGGGAAATCGACTTCGACTTTATAAGTGCCGTCGCCGTTGTCGTGAATCCGGTCGTCGTCGTAATCGTCGTATAGGCGGTATAAAGCATCTTCGGTGAATTGCAGCACGCAGCGGATGTTGGGCTTATACCCGGTCTCGCCGT
Above is a window of Oscillospiraceae bacterium DNA encoding:
- a CDS encoding WYL domain-containing protein — protein: YQAWYLWGWCRDREDYRTFRISRVKRVAVTEETFDRFRKREPKLQKGSDGETGYKPNIRCVLQFTEDALYRLYDDYDDDRIHDNGDGTYKVEVDFPEDGWVYGYIFSFGTAVKVLSPPHLQKIIKEKSGKIHEYYSDCC